In Helianthus annuus cultivar XRQ/B chromosome 8, HanXRQr2.0-SUNRISE, whole genome shotgun sequence, a single genomic region encodes these proteins:
- the LOC118481237 gene encoding uncharacterized protein LOC118481237, which produces MSLKLLVDRKGFRVLFAEVPKEFVDFLFHIFSLPLGTLIELLGSKQMVGCLGKLKDSITSFNGNYLQPGIKMDDIFNPKTAFNGKTFLLSYDASSGDQSGASKAVYRCSNGNTTRCSYCGSNPSCRSNATLYANSICPGCSGLMNVKMTLVTPSQVAATKEADEIKKRGYVKEVVTYMVMDDLVVKPMSTISSITLINKFGVKDLSQLEEKTVSFGKDEGLRLLGASLKTDKVLTTIFMH; this is translated from the exons ATGAGTTTGAAGCTTCTTGTCGACAGAAAAGGCTTTAGAGTCTTATTTGCAGAAGTTCCAAAAGAATTTGTGGACTTCCTTTTCCACATATTCTCTTTGCCTTTGGGCACACTCATCGAGTTACTTGGATCTAAGCAGATGGTGGGCTGCTTAGGAAAACTTAAAGATAGCATAACAAGCTTCAATGGAAACTACCTTCAACCTGGCATCAAAATGGATGACATCTTCAACCCCAAAACAGCTTTCAACGGTAAAACATTTCTGTTATCCTATGATGCTTCTTCTGGGGATCAGTCCGGTGCATCCAAAGCAGTTTACCGGTGTTCAAATGGCAACACAACACGTTGCTCGTACTGTGGTAGTAACCCATCTTGCCGGTCAAACGCGACACTGTATGCGAATTCTATATGCCCCGGTTGCAGTGGTTTAATGAACGTTAAGATGACACTTGTAACGCCGAGTCAGGTAGCAGCAACAAAGGAAGCGGATGAGATAAAGAAGCGTGGGTATGTGAAGGAAGTGGTAACTTATATGGTCATGGATGATTTGGTGGTGAAACCCATGTCTACTATATCCAGTATCACGCTCATCAACAAGTTTGGTGTCAAGGATCTCAGTCAGCTTGAGGAGAAGACCGTTTCATTTGGAAAAGATGAG GGTCTGAGGCTGTTGGGGGCATCTTTGAAGACGGATAAGGTGCTGACAACTATCTTTATGCATTAG